A window of bacterium contains these coding sequences:
- a CDS encoding TonB family protein has translation MKKAFLISLSVHISIILLIVLIAIVKHKTSKLEVPQFVELTPDIKQVEKPVKTLKRSSPPKTTQKPKKTPDTRKLRTKILTKLKTMDKSDSAKHIPIKKDKTAKSLQPISKEDVHISAGRFPYLWYLTVIKTKLSNAWMPPSGYIIPKEGTYVTVSFTLNKNGTIDNAKVKHSSGMKLLDNSALNAIKSVGTLPALPSEWKEEYLNISIIFKTL, from the coding sequence ATGAAAAAGGCTTTTCTAATATCTCTAAGCGTTCACATAAGTATCATTTTATTAATAGTTCTTATTGCAATTGTGAAACACAAGACATCAAAGCTTGAAGTTCCGCAATTCGTTGAATTAACTCCGGATATAAAACAGGTTGAAAAACCAGTTAAAACTTTAAAGAGATCTTCGCCCCCTAAAACCACTCAAAAGCCGAAAAAAACACCAGACACACGCAAACTAAGGACAAAAATACTTACAAAACTTAAAACTATGGATAAATCTGATTCAGCAAAACATATTCCCATTAAAAAAGATAAGACAGCAAAATCCCTACAGCCTATAAGCAAAGAAGATGTGCATATCAGCGCCGGTAGATTCCCTTATCTATGGTATTTAACTGTAATAAAGACAAAGTTATCAAATGCATGGATGCCGCCGAGTGGATATATAATACCAAAAGAGGGGACATATGTTACAGTTAGCTTTACACTTAATAAAAACGGTACTATAGACAACGCAAAAGTGAAGCATTCTTCTGGCATGAAATTACTTGATAATTCAGCACTAAATGCTATAAAGTCAGTAGGAACTCTACCTGCTCTTCCTTCAGAATGGAAAGAGGAATATCTTAATATTAGCATTATTTTTAAAACACTATGA